From the Synechococcus sp. KORDI-49 genome, the window GGATGACCTCACCACCGCCACCCTGGCGTCCGCCTTCGGCGCCGCCCTTGAGGAGCGGCCGGAACTCTGGCGGGAGATCCAGGAAAAACTCTCCACCGGTGGACGGCCGGTAGCGGCCAGCAACCGCTCCCAGGCCTGCCTGCCTCGGGGAGCCGAGGTCCTGCCCAATCCGCTCGGTTCGGCACCCGGAATGATCTGGTCCCCAAGGCCTGGCTTCACTGTGCTCACGTTTCCGGGTGTGCCATCGGAGATGCGGGCGATGTGGAGCGCCACGGCCGAGCCTTGGTTGCGGCGTCACGGCGGAGCTGAAGGTGTGTTCGTCAGCCGGCAGCTCCGCTTCTCCGGCATCGGCGAATCGAATCTTGCGGAGCAGGTGGCCGACCTGCTGAACGGCAGCAATCCGACGGTGGCTCCTTACGCCTCGCTTGGAGATGTGAAACTTCGCCTCACGGCCTGTGGCTCTGATCATGCAGAGGCCGAGGCTCTGCTCGAACCGGTGGAGCGGGAGCTTCTGCTTCGCTGCGGTCAGCACTGCTACGGCCGTGAGGAGGAGAGTCTCGCTTCCGTGCTGCTCAGACAGCTGCGGGAGCGCGGGGAGACGCTCGCGGTTGCGGAGTCCTGCACAGGCGGTGGCGTCGGAGCGGCGATCACGGCGGTACCCGGATGTTCCGATGTGTTCCTCGGGGGCGTCATCGCCTACAGCAACGCGATGAAACAGCGGTTGCTCGGTGTGTCTCCGGATCTGATCCAGAGCCATGGCGCTGTCTCCGATCCCGTGGTGACGGCCATGGCGGAAGGAGCTCGGGACCGCCTCGGCAGTGACTGGGCCCTGGCGATCAGCGGGATCGCCGGACCGGGTGGTGGAGGGCCGGACAAGCCTGTGGGACTGGTGCATCTGGCTGTGGCGGGCCCTGATGGCTGCCAGGCCTGGGCTGAGCGGTTCGGAGATCGGCGCGGTCGTCTGGCGGTGCAGCAACTGAGTGTGATCCGGGTGCTCGATGGTCTCCGGCGGAGGCTGCTCTCCCGGGGATAGTCCGGGGGTAGTGTTTTCTGCTGCTGCGGCTGAGCTGTTGAGTTCCGGCACCCTCTACGACAAGGTGTGGGATCTGCACCGGGTGGCGGAGCTTCCCGGAGGATCCACCCAGCTGTTCGTGGGTCTGCATCTGATCCATGAGGTCACCAGCCCCCAGGCTTTTGCTGCTTTGCGGGACAAGGGCCTGTCCGTGCGTTGCCCTGATCGAACGGTCGCCACCGTCGATCACATCGTTCCCACCACCGATCAGGCCCGTCCGTTCGCCGATCCCCTGGCGGAGGAGATGCTCACCACCCTGGAGCGGAACTGCGCCGAGTACGGCATCGAACTGAACGGGATCGGCAGTGGCCGGCAGGGGATCGTCCATGTGATCGCGCCTGAGCTCGGCCTCACCCAGCCCGGCATGACCGTGGCCTGCGGGGATTCACACACCTCCACGCATGGAGCATTCGGTGCGATCGCCTTCGGGATCGGAACCAGTCAGGTGCGCGACGTGCTGGCCAGTCAGAGCCTGGCCATGAACAAGCTGAAGGTGCGCCGGATTCAGGTGGAGGGCCGACTCACGGAAGGGGTGTCCGCCAAGGATCTGATCCTGCATGTGATCCGGCATCTCGGCGTCAAAGGTGGGGTGGGTTTTGCCTATGAATTCGCCGGGCCTGCGGTGGCAGCTCTTTCCATGGAGGAGCGCATGACCCTGTGCAACATGGCGATCGAGGGTGGTGCCCGCTGTGGGTACGTCAATCCTGATGACGT encodes:
- a CDS encoding competence/damage-inducible protein A codes for the protein MAERGVEILCVGTELLLGSILNGNARWIAEQLAGLGLPHYRQTVVGDNVERLTAAAREAAERSSVLITTGGLGPTPDDLTTATLASAFGAALEERPELWREIQEKLSTGGRPVAASNRSQACLPRGAEVLPNPLGSAPGMIWSPRPGFTVLTFPGVPSEMRAMWSATAEPWLRRHGGAEGVFVSRQLRFSGIGESNLAEQVADLLNGSNPTVAPYASLGDVKLRLTACGSDHAEAEALLEPVERELLLRCGQHCYGREEESLASVLLRQLRERGETLAVAESCTGGGVGAAITAVPGCSDVFLGGVIAYSNAMKQRLLGVSPDLIQSHGAVSDPVVTAMAEGARDRLGSDWALAISGIAGPGGGGPDKPVGLVHLAVAGPDGCQAWAERFGDRRGRLAVQQLSVIRVLDGLRRRLLSRG
- the leuC gene encoding 3-isopropylmalate dehydratase large subunit, producing MSSGTLYDKVWDLHRVAELPGGSTQLFVGLHLIHEVTSPQAFAALRDKGLSVRCPDRTVATVDHIVPTTDQARPFADPLAEEMLTTLERNCAEYGIELNGIGSGRQGIVHVIAPELGLTQPGMTVACGDSHTSTHGAFGAIAFGIGTSQVRDVLASQSLAMNKLKVRRIQVEGRLTEGVSAKDLILHVIRHLGVKGGVGFAYEFAGPAVAALSMEERMTLCNMAIEGGARCGYVNPDDVTFDYLRGRSHAPTGEAWDRAVTWWRSLASGSDAVVDDEVVFDASSITPTVTWGITPGQGLGIQELIPAPEQLPAGDRPIAEEAYRYMDLKPGTAIAGLPVDVCFIGSCTNGRLSDLRAAAAVARGRMVADGIRAFVVPGSEQVARAAEAEGLDAVFIDAGFEWRQPGCSMCLAMNPDRLQGRQISASSSNRNFKGRQGSASGRTLLMSPAMVAAAAIHGRVTDVRTLLKPHAS